A region of Diadema setosum chromosome 15, eeDiaSeto1, whole genome shotgun sequence DNA encodes the following proteins:
- the LOC140238456 gene encoding translocon-associated protein subunit gamma-like: MAGGKKLTKEEELLLQDFSRNVSTKSSALFYGNAFIVSAIPTWLFWRIHQVDLFQSQSIVMFVIMTIISSWLVAFAYKNVKFVLKHKIAPKREDAVSKEVMKKLSDADSKKMSRKEKDERILWKKNEVADYEATTFSIFYNNALYLMLVLSVSFFLLKSQDPNINYILSVAIAAGLLALLSTGNK; this comes from the exons ATGGCTGGTGGCAAAAAACTGACGAAGGAAGAGGAGCTTTTGCTCCAGGATTTCAGCAGAAACGTCTCCACTAAATCATCTGCTTTGTTCTACGGCAACGCATTTATTGTCTCAGCGATCCCAACAT GGCTGTTTTGGCGTATTCATCAGGTGGACCTGTTCCAGTCTCAGTCCAttgtcatgtttgtcatcatGACGATCATCAGTAGCTGGCTGGTGGCATTTGCCTACAAGAATGTCAAGTTTGTCCTGAAGCACAA GATTGCTCCTAAGAGGGAGGATGCCGTCAGCAAGGAAGTCATGAAGAAGCTGAGTGATGCTGACAGTAAGAAGATGTCTCGTAAGGAGAAGGATGAGAG GATCCTGTGGAAGAAGAATGAGGTAGCAGACTACGAAGCCACAACTTTCTCAATATTCTACAACAACGCCCTCTATCTGATGCTGGTCCTCTCTGTCTCATTTTTCCTTCTCAAGTCACAAGATCCAAATAT AAACTACATTTTGTCAGTGGCAATCGCTGCTGGGCTGCTGGCCTTGTTGTCGACTGGAAacaaatag